The region CTGCTGCCGTTTGGTCATTATTTTCTGACTATTTTGTagttcctgttttccttcttcctctcttgcagtcttctttctgattatttttttttgtaatgatattccttgattctttcctcttcattttttgtgtatctactacttttttctttgttcttcccaTGAGGCTTACAAAAAACATAGTTATAAGagtctattttaaactgataacttCCTTCACATATGAAAACTCTAATTTTTACTTCTCCCCTCCCACATTTCATGTTATTcatgttataatttatatatttttgtatccatTAATAAATTGTGTagatagttatttttaatacatctGTCATTTAAGTTTTATACTAGAGTTAAAAGTTATTTATGCACCACCATTACAAATTAAGACTATTCTGAATTTATATACTTACCTTTAcagtgagatatatatatttatgttgctAAGTAGcaacatttaatttcattttgaagaattgcttttagaatttcttataaggcaggtatagtggtgataaactccctCAAAAGGCAGACCCTTTGTTGAGTTCCATGCCCTGATTGCTGTAAGACCCTGTTCCTTTTTCGTGCTCTTAGCTGCCCCTAGACTATTCAGGCATGCTGAGCCAATCCCTTCAGTGTCCAGATTAGGGTGAGAAATAAGTGGGTCTCTTGGGTAACATCCTGCATGGCTGGGAAATCTAGGTGTCCACTATATTCTCATTTTCCTCTGTGGGAGAGATTGCAACCAAGATCTCTCTTGGCATTGAGCTGTGCCACCTTAGGGGAGGGGTTACATGGGTAAAGAAAAACTAATCTTCTTACCTTCTTCAATGCATTTTGGACTTTTTGATCCAGTAGAGCACTGGAACTTCTCCACTGGACTTCCAGGATTCCACAAAGATATTCTCATTTGTGGTTGTTTATCAAAATCAGTATTtcagtggggttgggggtggggagatgagggCAAAAAGTTCCATTCTGCCATCTTGTGATATCAGTctccaaatttggaaaattttcatcattatttcttcaatactTATTTAGTCTTACTCTCTTTTGCCTCTCCCTTAAGTATCTTGATGATACAAATGTTAGATCCTGTTTTTGTCCCACAGGTTTATGAAGGtatgcacattttctttttagtttacattttctgTATTGTCCAGAATTGGTGATTTTATTGGTGAGTCCTGAAATTACCTGATTTTATCCTCTGGACATTTTCATAATATGTTCTGAGATTCTGGATcttattatattttctgttttggctAGCTTTTTGGACACCTCTCTGGTGGAGGAAAGAAGGATTGCACTTCTTTATTATTGCCAAATGGAGGTAAAGTACAGGTTCCCCACTTGGTTTCTATTGACATTTGTGAGGAAGGGTACTGTTGGGGCAAGGAGAGTTCTGCCTCTCCATATGGTCTCCACTGACACAGATGTGAGGTGGACTTAATACCTCTGTGTGATGGCAAAAGTCCCGATTCTTTATTAGGCCTTACTTGATACCACCCTAACAGGTAGGGGGAAAGGATCTCATTACTGTTAAGTGTGGAAGtctaggctccccactcaggctTTGATGTCATAGCTGTGGGTAAAGCcagtttttttgtgttgtttgtcTAGAATAAAATGGTTATTGTCTAAGAGTTTTCTGTCTTGACAGTTTATCCCTTCCCTAGTCCTTTGGCCTGACAGAAATtttatcagaatattttttattttattttattttattttatttttatttatttattttattttgttttaggtcTGTTTTCATCAGCATTTCTAGGTTTTTGGCTTCTTCAGCTCCAAGTCTAGGACATATGTgatgaaaagaaaatccaggaaaTTCACTTCTGTGttgttctttctgtcttttaGTCCCACatcatctttcttcttccctccaccTTTCAGAGTCATCTTACATTGTTTTGCATAAAATGTCCATGGATTTTAGTTTTCTTAGTgggaggaataggaaaaaaaaatgtacctacTCCATCTTCCTAGAACTGGAAGTTCTGctctttcatttcaaaatgaggCATGCAGTGGCAGTCAGCAGGAGTTGTTGCTTGAAATAGTAGCAAGTGTGTGACACCTCTATCATTAGCAAATTGacctcagaaatataaaaaatttggGTCTCTCCAAAGTGGACCAACACTCTTCTCAATTAATTCTCTGCAAGAAGTTGCTTTATTACAAAAAGCAAATtccatggtggggaggggggtaggtgggtgagtggggtggggaggaaataTATCTTTTGCCTCTTTGTGGTTTATTCAATGCCTACTACTGCTATAGGTGGTGTAGTGTAATGGTTAAAATAAtggctctgaagtcagactgcATGGATTCAACGTCTGGTTTAATCACATGCTAGATTATATGAACTTGGATGAGTCTCCTAACTTCTCtaagttttctcaactgtaaatagagataataatattATCTTTCTCACCAGACTGTATGGAactaaatgagatttttaaaaagcacttagcAGAAGGCCTGACATGCCATAAGTGTGCAGCAAATGATAGCttgttattaatataatatatgaatatgctatgtataattaatatagaacattaataaacacttgttgaacaGATCTTGTCTCTTTTCCATTATGCCTTGGTTTTAAGCATTGCCTTGTAATGTATTTAAACCTTGTTTGGTATTTCTTCTAACCGAGAACTCATAGTCTTGGGTGGTGAATACTCTTGTGCTGTGTCATCATATTCTAATGTGTTATTTTGGCCAACCCATTCCAGCTTGATGGTGGGTAGTGAAAACAAATccattttgtttcataaaatacAAAGACTTTGTCAGAGAGGAAACCATTTTTATGTACAAATGAACAATTTCTGATAGTTCAGGTAATTCCAGATAGACAAGCAAGTATTTATGCTTAGGATTTTCCAGAGGAGCTGTCTATACTACTCAGATTCATCCAACTTTCTCACTTTGGCAGTATAGACCCAATTCTAAATATACCATGCAATAAGCTGTACATTTGGCTCAAAGTTCATTCTATATGGTCCAAAATGGCATCAAAATCATTAACTTAATACACATTGACTTGGAAGGAAGAAGAAcgcaaatgaaaaattatttttattgccagAGATGAGTTCTTTTTCAGTGGCTGCGACAACCTAACACCCAAGACAGGCAAGAGGCAAGCATTTTGTATCTTCTAGGTGTTAGTGATAACGTGAATTATAGTGGGAAAACATACAGTACTTTTTAAAGTTCTGGctcgtttaaaaaaataaataatttccaatatcgaattttaaaaatgttcatttgcaagtctttctattttctcttgcttctttggCTTTGAATTAAGTCTTTTTGTTGAAATGACAggttttcaaaatactttcacTATCATTATGCTTTTTACTTATATTCTTCCAATACATTGGTGTCTCATTTTATGCTTTATGAGTTTCCAGAAGACTGGGTGACTTTTTTTCACAAACACACTGAAAACAAGACAAGAAGACTCATTCCCAGTCAGTGCTGCACCACCATATTCTCTACTGTGCTATTTTGGTCAAAGCAATATTTTGGTCAAGTAATaagggataagaaaaaaaattaataacatacCATAAAGTGTCCTGATAAGACAAAGCAAAAAGTGACTGTGGACTAGGTTAAGCAAACACATACTAATAGTACtctaaatagataataaaaaaaattgatgtttcttaaaacattaatatttaacGCTttaattttactccttttttatttatttatttttaacaatcacACTtgggtttatctttttattttatttttttattatgttcaattagccaacatatcatTACTACatcactacatcattagtttttgatgtagtgttcagtgattcattagttgtgtataataacacccaatgctcatcatcacatgtgccctccttaatacccatcacccagttaccccatcccctcacccctctcccttctgtaaccccCAGTTTGGTTCCTGGATTCCAAAGTCTCTcagggtttctctccctctctgatttcttcccattcagttttccctcccttcctcagtggtcctccatgctattcttcatgttccacatacgagtgaaaccatatgatagttgtctttctctgcttgacttacttcatttagcataataccctccagttccatccatgtcgatgcaaacggtaggtattcatcctttctgatggctgagtaatagtccattgtatatgtgaaccacatctttatccacttatctgtTTTAAATTCATTGATACATATATAGCAAAGAACTGATATCATGTTTCtaagtataagaaaatattaacttaTACTTTGTATTATTCCTGCTAAGGACCTCAATATAATTTGAAGGGCCTGTGTATTATAAATGTTAAGGCCCAGGTGCTACttcttttagaataatttttgatctattaagtaaaatattaatatattatttatataaaaatgaaaattggacattataagaatgtttttaaaatacaaatgtataaataaaataaaggtaaactGTAATCCTATAACCAAATGATAACCAAAGTTAGTGTTTTGTAGTATAACCTTCCAAGCATTTTTCTagtcatatatataatttttctgaggggggaggggcagagagagagagagagagaatctgaagcaggctccatgcccatcagggagcccaatgtggggcttgatctcacaatcctgagattatgacctgaatcaaaatcaacagtcggatgcttaaccaacttagccacccaggtgccctaaaaataattatgtataataaaaatgaaataatactgtAAATTATTCCatagcttaatttttatttatttattttttaaaatttagttttaattccactatagtcaacatacagtgttgtattagtttcaggtgtacaatatattgattcaacagttccatttGTTATTCAGTGCACTTCAAGATAAGTGTACaattaatccccttcccctatttcatccattcccccacccacctcccctctggtaaccatctgttttttgtagttaagagtgtgtttttttggtttgtctctctctctctctttttttcccctccttgtttgttttgtttcttaaattccacatatgaatggaatcatatggtatttgtctttcttatttcacttagcattatactctctagatccacccatgttgtttcaaatggaggtatttcccttgcctcaggagacatacctagaaaaaatgttgctaaggccagtgtcagagaaattacttcttgtgctctcttctaggacttttatatatatagtatcatatcatcttcaaataccaaaagttttacttctttcttaccaatttggatgcctttttttctttttgttgtctgattgctgtggctaggacttcccagtactatgttgaataaaaatggtgagaatggacatccttgtcttagtcctgctcttagagaaaaagctcttactttttcactattgagtatattagatttggttattttattttattttattatgttaatcaccatacattacatcattagtttttgctgtagtgttccatgattcattgtttgcatataacacccagtgctccattcaatacgtgcctctttaacacccatcaccagctaacctatccccccaccccctcccctctagaaccctcagtttgtttctcagagtccatagtctctcatggttcgtctcccgctctgaatgcccccccttcatttttcccttcctactatcttttttttttttttttacatataatgtattatttgtttcagaggtacaggtctgtgattcaacagtcttgcacaattcacagcgctcaccatagcacatgccctccccaatatctatcactcagccaccccatccctcccaccccccaccactccagcaactctcagtttgtttcctgagattaagaattcttcatatcagtgagatcttgatacttgtctttctctgattgacttatttagcttagcataataccctcttgttccatcacttcattgcaaatggcaagatttcggggttttttttcatggctgcataatattccattatgcaTGTATACCACATTcgcttcatccattcatctgttgatggacatcttggctctttccatagtatggctattatggacattgctgctataaaccttgaGGTGTGGTTTTTTTCGTGTATGACTTctttatgttgaagtatgttccctctaaatcctactttgttgaaaatttttatcatgaatggatgttgtactttgtcaaatgctttttctgcatctattgaaatgatcatatgatttttatcctttatcttactgatgtgatgtatcatcttgattgatttgcaaatattgaccCACACTTGCGTCCTGGGAATAAATTccgcttgattgtggtgaatgattttttttaaatgtgttctgggattctgtttgctaatattttgttgggaaTTGTTGCGtgtatgttcatcagagatattggtccattttctttttttgtggtgtctttatctggttttgttatcaggtaatgctggcctcatagaatgaatgtgaaagttttcctttctcttctatttttggggatagtttgagaagaataggtattaactcttttaataTTTGGTAGAGTTTGCTtatgaagctgtctggtcctggacttttgtttgttgggagtttcttgattactgattcaatttcattactgataatcagtctgttcaaattgtctatttcttcttactTCATTATTTTAGGTTATCtgtgtctaggaatttatccatttcttctaggtcttccaatttattggcatataatttttcaataaCATTCTCTTacaatcatttgtatttttatggtgtcagttgttatttctcctctttcatttgtggttttgtttatttgagttctctctctctctctgatgaatctggtaaaggtttatcaattttttttattttttttaagattttgtttatctgacagagagagagagagcatgagcagggggagcagcataggaggctccccactgagcaaggagtcctaagcagggctcaatcccatgagctgaaggcatacacttaatcaactgagccacacaggtaccctaattttgttgatttttcaaagaaccagctcctggtctcattgatctgttctattatgttttgttttgttttgttttaaaaaaactgaaagaaactaaacagattctatatcatttattcctgctctcattcttccttctgctggttttgggttttgtccttctttttctagcccctttaggtataaggttatgttgtttatttgagatttttcttgcattTTGAGGTAAGCCTATGTTGCTAAAAATTTCCCTCTTTAAATAACTTTGGCTGTATCACAAAGATTCAGGACCAtgtagtttcattttcatttctctccatgtactttttgatttcttctttgatttcttggttgacccattcgttgtTTACTAGTGTGTTATGTAACCTTAATGTATTTGTgctattttcagatttttcttgtggtttatttctagtttcatagagtTGTCGTCAGAGAAGACTCATAATATAACttcactattttttaatttgttgcaaCTTGTTTCATGGTTTAATATGTGATATGTTCTGGATATTGTTTTAtctgcacttgaaaagaatgtgtattctgctgttttaggatggaatttCCTGAATATACCTGTTAAATCTATctagtccaatgtgtcattcaaagccactctttccttgttgatttttggtTTGGATGATCAATTCACATCCATTCATGTAAGTgagatgttaaagtcccccactattattgtattactattgattagttcttttatgttagccattaactgctttatgtatttgggtgctctcatgctgggtacatatatatttacaattgttatatcttattAGATTGTCCCccttattattatatagtgtccttctctgtctcttgttaaagtctattttgtccctTTCCATTGATTTGCTGCTCTAGTCTTTTAGTAAGCAGTTAATACACATGGGAGAGAACAATATTAGGCTGTTGTAAATGGAGTTGGAGTAACAATTTCATCTCTTCTGTGAAGTCCAGATATTGCTTTTATGTCTGAATGAACCATGTAAGCAGGATTCAGTCAAGGTGATTATGGTGAATTTCTATATAGgctgattttataaaaatgttgatttaagaatttcactttattttttaaaatagcactaAGACTTATACATCTGCATCAGTTATCTTATGTGGGGCAAATGGTTTTACATGCGATGAGATGGAGCTCTTTACATGatgctttttgtgttttgaagAGAGTTTTGTAGTCAAAATCCGTGGTTCCACGTGGGGATGCTATATAAGCAGCCCCTTCCATATACCTTGAAAACTAAACAACCAGCATGGGGTCTCAAAAACAGCTTGCTATTGCGGAGTTTGCAAGATCTGTTCTTATTATTCCTAACACACTGACAGTTAATGCTGCTCCAAACTCCACAGATCTCACTGCAAAGTTAAGAGCTTTCCATAATGAGGCTCAAGTTAACCCAGAATGCAAATATCTCAAATGGATTGGTCTTGATTTGGTCAGTGGTAAACCTCGAGAGAACAAACAAGCAGGGGTATTTGAACAAACCATAGAGAAAGTTAAGAGTTTGAAATTTGTGACAGAAGCTTCAATTACCATTCTTCAAATTGATGATCTTATCAAATTATACATGGAAAGCAAAGATAAGCATGGAGGTTATGAAGATGTTCTTCACTCAGGAGCCCTGATGACAGAGCTGATTTCTTTGATTGATAACAATATTAGATGCCATTATCTTGTACCTTGAGTAttgcacattaaaaataatgagctgtcaaaaaaaaagtctagtttgtctgttATTAGTATTcgtaccctggctttcttttgacatacatttgcatgataaatgcaaatctccattccctcactttcaatctgcatgtgtctttaggtctgaaatgaatctcttgtaggcagcattaTCCATTCCATCATCCATGTCatttgattggagagtttagtccatttacattggaaataattattgatatgtatttattgccattttgttccttgttttatggttgctttaataatttttctctgatcctttcttctcttgctctctttcgtgatttgctggctttctttggtgatgtacttggattcctttctctttgcatatttattactggtttttgttttgtggttaccattagattTTATATAACAGCTTATTcatataacagtctatattaagctTATGGTTGCctaaatttgaacccattctttactcctctttcCCCACGTTTTAGCTATATGGTggcatattttacatccttttattttgtgaatctccctgactgatttttatagatacatatatttttactgcttttgtgttttctactttTCATACTCTtatgatctttcctttccactcaaagagtaccccttaacatttctttattttttttaaagattttatttatttatttgacagagagagagagagagagagagacagcaagagagggaacacaagcaggggagtgggagagggaagcaagcttcccatcaagcagggagcctggtgcagggcttgatcccaggaccctgggatcatgacctgagcctaaggcagatgcttaacgactgagccatgcagcacccccctcctcccttaacatttcttacagGGCTAGGTTAGTAGTAatgaattccttt is a window of Zalophus californianus isolate mZalCal1 chromosome 1, mZalCal1.pri.v2, whole genome shotgun sequence DNA encoding:
- the LOC113915894 gene encoding T-complex protein 1 subunit alpha-like, whose product is MGSQKQLAIAEFARSVLIIPNTLTVNAAPNSTDLTAKLRAFHNEAQVNPECKYLKWIGLDLVSGKPRENKQAGVFEQTIEKVKSLKFVTEASITILQIDDLIKLYMESKDKHGGYEDVLHSGALMTELISLIDNNIRCHYLVP